The following coding sequences lie in one Rutidosis leptorrhynchoides isolate AG116_Rl617_1_P2 chromosome 4, CSIRO_AGI_Rlap_v1, whole genome shotgun sequence genomic window:
- the LOC139842493 gene encoding uncharacterized protein — protein sequence MILLTIDALDIASSNFNIVAFDLLAQIDKDEEEEVNQPIPRAPRRFIHRDREGTAMRLWNDYFSENPTFPGDYFRRRYRMSRPLFIRICQGIMNYSQEPIPDYFLYFHQKRDATGLLGFNVFQKCTSAIRQLAYGTAPDAFDEYLHMGQQTSYGCLNNFCKSVIHLYGSEYMRKPTPQDVARLISAHAELHGFPGMLGSLDCMHWAWKNCPYKYKGHYTRGDHGYPTIMLEAVASYDLWIWHAYFGPAGSNNDINVLNQSDLFNELLQDTAPPCNFSVSGCNFNKGYYLADGIYPD from the exons ATGATACT TCTTACGATAGATGCGTTGGATATTGCAAGTTCTAATTTCAATATTGTCGCATTCGATCTACTTGCTCAAATAGATAAAGACGAAGAGGAAGAAGTCAATCAACCAATTCCAAGGGCGCCTCGAAGATTTATTCATAGAGACCGAGAGGGAACCGCGATGcgtttatggaatgattatttttccGAGAATCCAACTTTTCCCGGAGATTATTTTCGTCGCCGTTATAGGATGAGTCGACCATTGTTTATACGCATATGCCAAGGTATAATGAATTACTCTCAAGAACCTATTCccgattattttttatattttcatcAAAAGCGGGATGCTACCGGGTTGTTGGGTTTTAATGTTTTTCAAAAATGTACATCCGCAATACGCCAATTAGCATACGGTACTGCACCTGATGCTTTTGACGAGTACTTACATATGGGCCAACAAACATCATACGGTTGTTTGAATAATTTTTGTAAGAGCGTGATTCACTTGTACGGTTCGGAGTATATGAGAAAACCGACTCCACAAGACGTAGCACGTCTTATATCCGCACATGCGGAATTACATGGTTTTCCGGGAATGTTGGGTAGCttagattgtatgcattgggcttgGAAAAATTGTCCATATAAATATAAAGGTCATTATACTAGAGGCGATCATGGGTATCCAACAATCATGTTAGAAGCTGTGGCATCTTATGATTTATGGATTTGGCATGCTTATTTTGGACCCGCTGGTTCAAACAACGACATCAATGTCCTTAATCAATCTGATTTATTTAATGAGTTACTTCAAGACACGGCTCCACCGTGTAATTTTTCGGTTAGTGGTTGTAATTTCAATAAAGGTTACTACCTAGCCGATGGGATATATCCGGACTGA